In the Pelomicrobium methylotrophicum genome, one interval contains:
- a CDS encoding AEC family transporter, producing MSDLSQLAGLMVQVMLPLSLLVAAGGLWPLVFRDAPLAPLRSQLNRLVMYVFYPAIIFSVSATTPITRDLLRVPLLVGIGSLASGAILYWILYRSSIGRGLKDTTRAVLMVGGMFGNTFNIGVPVLQFFYGPEALRYAVFNDMLMTIPVVWSVGVWICTRLGSHRKNAGERPSVWQAVATMPPIWAFLLGMGLQYAGWVYDPLVNATRFIGAATIPVILFVLGLTIPWRALVPKREILATAAVKLLVVPLLVWCSARLLFSPLGEPEYAAVVEGTTPTMMTALLLADRFRLDHEAAALLIGWSTIAFWVTLPLCLALGLIR from the coding sequence ATGAGCGACTTGTCGCAACTGGCGGGGCTGATGGTGCAGGTCATGCTGCCGCTGTCGCTGTTGGTGGCAGCAGGAGGGCTGTGGCCCCTCGTCTTCCGGGATGCGCCGCTTGCACCCCTGCGCAGCCAGCTCAACCGGCTGGTGATGTACGTCTTCTACCCGGCCATCATCTTTTCCGTCTCCGCCACGACGCCCATCACCCGCGACCTGCTGCGGGTTCCGCTGCTCGTGGGCATCGGCTCTTTGGCTTCGGGTGCGATCCTTTACTGGATCCTGTATCGATCCTCCATTGGCCGCGGCCTCAAGGACACGACCCGGGCGGTGCTCATGGTGGGCGGTATGTTCGGTAACACTTTCAATATCGGCGTGCCGGTGCTGCAGTTTTTCTACGGTCCGGAGGCGCTGCGCTACGCCGTGTTCAACGACATGCTGATGACCATCCCGGTGGTGTGGAGCGTGGGGGTATGGATCTGTACCCGGCTGGGCTCCCATCGGAAAAACGCGGGGGAACGGCCGTCGGTCTGGCAGGCTGTTGCCACTATGCCGCCCATCTGGGCGTTCCTGCTGGGCATGGGGCTGCAGTATGCAGGCTGGGTCTATGATCCCTTGGTGAACGCGACCCGCTTCATCGGCGCCGCGACGATCCCGGTGATCCTGTTCGTGTTGGGGCTCACCATACCGTGGCGGGCCCTCGTTCCCAAGCGCGAGATCCTGGCGACGGCTGCCGTGAAGCTGCTCGTGGTCCCGCTCCTGGTGTGGTGCTCGGCGCGCCTGCTTTTCTCGCCCCTGGGAGAGCCCGAGTACGCGGCGGTGGTGGAGGGCACCACGCCCACCATGATGACGGCGCTGTTGCTGGCGGACCGGTTCCGCCTCGACCACGAGGCGGCCGCGCTCCTCATCGGCTGGAGCACCATCGCCTTCTGGGTGACGCTGCCCCTGTGCCTCGCCCTCGGACTGATCCGGTGA
- a CDS encoding 2-hydroxyacid dehydrogenase encodes MKPKILVTREIFDEVLDDLRQHFDVTDNQHDAVWDADELSARLQDKEGVMTSIVDRIDAAVLARAPRLKAVANIAVGYNNIDVAECTRRGILVTNTPGVLDDATADFTWALILGAARRLTEAEAYLRSGQWKRWELKQLLGADVQGATLGIIGMGRIGQAVARRAVGFNMKVLYWNRHRVAPEIESRCNATFVSKDELLAQSDFVTLHCPYTPQTHHLIGEAELKKMKRTAILINAARGGVVDDAALVKALKAGTISAAGLDVYENEPNLNPELLKLKNVVLAPHIASSTRTTRFNMAKRAAENLVAALTTGNPPDLVNPDVKRER; translated from the coding sequence ATGAAGCCGAAAATCCTTGTCACCCGTGAGATCTTCGACGAAGTCCTCGACGACTTGAGGCAGCATTTCGATGTCACCGACAACCAGCACGATGCCGTGTGGGATGCTGACGAGCTGTCAGCGCGCCTCCAGGACAAGGAAGGGGTAATGACTTCCATCGTGGACCGGATCGATGCGGCGGTGCTCGCACGAGCGCCGAGGCTCAAGGCGGTCGCCAACATCGCTGTGGGCTACAACAACATCGATGTAGCCGAGTGTACCCGCCGGGGCATCCTGGTGACCAATACCCCGGGCGTGCTGGATGACGCCACCGCCGATTTCACCTGGGCCCTTATCCTCGGAGCAGCCCGGCGCCTGACAGAGGCGGAAGCGTACCTTCGCAGCGGCCAGTGGAAGCGTTGGGAGCTCAAGCAACTACTCGGGGCTGACGTGCAGGGGGCGACGCTGGGCATCATCGGCATGGGGCGTATCGGTCAGGCGGTGGCGCGGCGCGCCGTCGGATTCAACATGAAAGTGCTCTACTGGAACCGCCATCGGGTGGCGCCGGAGATCGAAAGCCGCTGCAATGCTACCTTCGTGTCCAAGGACGAGCTGCTGGCCCAGTCGGATTTCGTCACCCTGCACTGTCCCTACACGCCGCAGACCCATCACCTGATCGGGGAGGCGGAATTGAAGAAGATGAAACGCACCGCCATCCTGATCAACGCCGCCCGGGGCGGCGTGGTGGACGACGCGGCGCTCGTGAAGGCGCTTAAAGCAGGCACCATCTCTGCTGCCGGGCTCGACGTGTACGAGAACGAGCCGAACCTCAACCCCGAGCTCCTGAAACTCAAGAATGTCGTCCTGGCTCCTCACATCGCCAGCTCGACCCGGACAACCCGTTTCAACATGGCGAAGAGGGCCGCCGAGAATCTGGTGGCGGCCTTGACCACCGGCAACCCGCCCGACCTGGTCAACCCGGACGTGAAGCGTGAAAGGTGA